In a single window of the Papaver somniferum cultivar HN1 chromosome 8, ASM357369v1, whole genome shotgun sequence genome:
- the LOC113301584 gene encoding uncharacterized protein LOC113301584, with protein sequence MELNRRRDKGWDTDDDSDFGESENEDGEEYVEKVTELSNVVEDPIELARDCNDDVYVETLVEAKTDKECLQVLIEDHDVQEVSNSFEFFKDEEDTITQELQGLSNPLPINPSPIPLIGLNICASRILLNDFVSRYPPLETFDSHTMQVCKEETIEVPDFYVLYTLPSVEKNKCGGNFYGAIASLMFSCTNICVKRVFAEQVNGRIPKFSDCWYMWNESCKDIVGLTTLKQALHGS encoded by the exons atggaacttaatcgacgtcgtgataaaggttgggaCACCGACGACGATTCTGATtttggtgagtctgaaaatgaagacggagaggagtatgttgagaaaGTGACCGAATTAAGTAatgttgtggaagacccaattgagcttgcacgtgattgtaatgatgatgtttatgttgaGACTTTGGTTGAGGCAAAAACGGACAAAGAATGCTTGCAggttttgatagaggaccacgatgtgcaagaggtaagtaattcatttgaattctttaaggatgaagaggataccataacacaagagttgcaaggtttgtctaaccctttgcctattaATCCTTCTCCTATACCTCTGATTGGCTTGAatatatgtgcttcgagaatattgttaaatgactttgtttctcgatatccgccattagaaacatttgattctcatactatgcaggtttgcaaagaagaaaccatagaagttcctgatttttatgttctttatacacttcctagtgtagaaaagaataagtgtgggggaaacttctatgggGCGATAGCTTCACTTATGTTTTCttgtactaatatttgtgtgaagcgagTATTTGCAGAACAGGTTAATGGaaggatccccaaattttcagattgttggtatatgtggaatgaatcttgcaaggatatagtcgggctgacgactttaaaacaagcgctgcatgggag ttag